The following is a genomic window from Leptospira bandrabouensis.
GGATCATATGACCGATGATTACGTTCTCTTTGAGTCCCACTAGATTGTCTGTTTTTCCTTTGATGGCCGCATCTGTTAAAACCTTAGTAGTTTCTTGGAAAGATGCTGCTGAGAAATACGACTCAGTGTTTAGAGATGCTTTTGTGAGTCCGAGAAGAACAGGAGTTCCTTGTGCCGGAGATCCCCCTTCTTTTTCCACTCGATCATTTTCTTCATCAAAGAGGAATTTATCCACTTGTTGTTGGTTCACAAAAGATGTGTCCCCACTATCAGTGATAACCACCTTACGTAACATGGAGCGAACCACAACTTCGATGTGTTTATCGTTGATATGCACCCCTTGCAGACGGTAAACTTCTTGAACTTCAGAAACTAAATACTCATGAAGGGCATTTGGTCCTTTAATGGCAAGGATATCATGTGGATCAAAGTTTCCTTCATCCAACTGGTCTCCCCGTTTCACGAAGTCCCCTTGGCGCACACGGATTTGTTTTCCGACAGGGATGGCTACTTTTACTTTTTCTTGTTCTGCTGTTTCTGGAATGATGTAGAGGATACGTTTTTCTTTTACGATTTCCCCTTTGTCTTCGATCTTTCCGTCAATTTCAGCGAGTGTGCAGGCATCTTTCGGACGACGAGCTTCAAAAAGTTCATCTACCCTAGGAAGTCCACCCGTGATATCACGAGTTTTTTCTGCCACTGATGGGATTTTGAAGATGATATCCCCTTCTCTCACTTTGTCTCCATCTTGGAATTGGAGAAGAGCATCCACTGGAACTGAATATTCATCAGAGCCAATGAGAACTTTTGGAACTAATCGGTCTTTCTTTTGTTCTACTACTTTCAAAATGATATTGGAAGTTTTTGGATCCACATCACGACGAACGTTTTTACCGATTTCTAAATCTTCCCATTGGATAGTTCCTGCGGCTTCTGATACTGCCACTTCGTTAAAAGGGTCAAACTCAGCGAGTGCTTTGTTCTCTTCTACGATTTGGCCTTCTTCTGCCTTTAAGATCGTTCCAATTTTGACTGGAATTACAAAATCATCCCCAAGAATGCGAAGAGTGGTTCCTACAAGAGAAACAGTTCCCGCTTGGTCTGAAGTGATTCGCTGTTCTGTTGATTCACCAACTTGGGTCGCAAATACTTCCCCTTTTTCCAATCTTTGTCCATCCACAACACGAACACTGGAAAGTGAATCTGTATTGAATTCTTGGATGAGTCGGTTGACGATGATGGTTCCGCGACGAGCAAATACTTTTGCAGAGTTTGCATTAGTCACAAGACGACCGTTAATTGATTTTACGATAGAACGATAAGGCACTTTATGTTCTCTTTCGGAAATGGTAGCAGATGCCGCACCACCCACGTGGAAGGTTCTCATTGTCAGCTGCGTTCCTGGTTGACCGATGGACTGAGCCGCAATGGTTCCCACCGCTTCCCCAATCTCAGCAGGGACAAGGCGTGCCATGTCCATACCGTAACATTTTGTACAAATTCCGTGGCGAGACCTACAAGTAAGAGGTGATCTTACCTTGATTTTATCGTAACCAAGGTTTTCGATCTGTTGACCAAGTGCTCTTGTAATGAGAGTGTCTTTTGGAAATACCACTTTTTCTGTCACAGGGTCAACTAGGTCTTCTGCAGTATAACGACCGAACACTCTGTCCGCAAGAGAAACAATGACATTTTCCCCTTCTTTTACGATTCCGAGCGTGATGTTTTGTTTCGTTCCGCAATCATCTTCCGATACGATCACATCCTGAGAAATATCCACAAGACGACGAGTGAGGTAACCGGCATCGGCAGTTTTTAACGCCGTATCCGCAAGACCCTTTCTCGCACCATGTGTGGAGATAAAAAATTCTAATACCCCAAGACCTTCTCGGAAGTTGGAACGTATCGCAAGTTCGATGATTTCCCCAGACGGTTTCGCCATAAGGCCCCGCATCCCAGCAAGCTGACGGATCTGTTGTTTGGATCCACGAGCACCAGAAGCTGCCATGACATAAACCGGGTTAAATCCCGCTTGGTCTTTTTCGAGTTCCTTGAACATCCCTTCGGTAATGCGGTCATTGGTTTTGGTCCAAATTTCGATTACTTTTTTACGACGTTCTTCGTTTGTGATGATACCTTTACGGTACTCCATATCCGCTTTTTCCACTTCTTTGTTGGCATCATTTACTAGACCTTCTTTTTGAGGAGAAACTCGGATGTCATCAATCGAGATAGTAGGAGCAAATACAGTCGCGTAACGGTAACCAAGTCGTTTGATCTCATCTAACATCACAACAGTGATCCCTGGTCCAAACTTCTCGTATACGTCTGCAATGATTTTGTTTGTTTCTTTATCACCGAGGGTTCTGTTGATATAAACATACCCTTTTGGCATCACTTGGTTGAAGATAAGTCTTCCCGGTGTGGTTTCGATGATTTTCCCTTCGTGTAGAACGGAGATTTTGGAGCGAATCTCAACTGTTTTTGTTTCAATCGCATACATGACTTCTTCAAGCCCTGTGAAGAATTTACCTTCACCCTTCGCATCTTTTACTTCCGAAGTGAGGTAGTAAATTCCAAGAACGATATCTTGCGTTGGTCCACAAATCGGTTGTCCGTTCGCAGGATTCAAAATGTTATGCGGTGATAACATAAGCATCCAAGTTTCAAGCTGTGCTTTTGGAGCCAGCGGAACGTGGATCGCCATTTGGTCCCCGTCAAAGTCGGCGTTAAACGCGTGACAAACGAGTGGGTGGAGTTTGATTGCCTTTCCTTCTACAAGGACTGGTAAAAATGCTTGGATTCCAAGTCTGTGGAGTGTTGGAGCACGGTTGAGTAACACTGGGTGTTCTTTGACAACGGTTTCCAATACATCAAAAACTTCTTTGTCTTCCGCTTCGATTTTTTTCTTCGCAGATTTGATGTTTGGTGCTAGTTCCAAATCCACAAGGCGCTTCATAATGAATGGTTTGAAAAGTTCCAAAGCCATTTTTTTAGGAAGACCCATTTGGTGGTATTTTAGTTCAGGACCTACAACGATTACGGAACGACCAGAGTAATCTACCCGTTTTCCGAGTAGGTTTTGTCGGAACCGACCTTGTTTTCCTTTGAGCATATCGGAGATCGACTTAAGCGGACGATTTCCTTTTCCTTTTACAGTTCGTTTACGACGGCTGTTATCAAAAAGAGCATCCACTGCTTCTTGTAACATACGTTTTTCGTTACGAACGATGATCTCAGGAGCTTTCAAAGCAAGTAGGCGTTTCAAACGGTTGTTACGGTTAATCACACGACGATACAAATCGTTGAGGTCGGAGGTGGCAAAACGTCCCCCCTCGAGTTGAACCATAGGGCGAAGTTCAGGTGGGATGACCGGAACTACATCCAGAACCATCCACTCAGGGCGGTTTCCGGAATCCCGGAACGCTTCCAAAACTTCCAAACGTTTAAAAATACGTTTGTCAGAGATTTTATTTTTATCTTGGATTTTTTGGCGGATCACACGAGCTTCTGCATCCACATCAATGCGTGCGAGAAGTTCTTTGATGGCGTCCCCACCGATTCCTGCGATAAACTTATCACCGTATTCATCTAAATAATTATGGTATTCATCTTCATCGATGAGTTCCCCTCTGTTCCTTCCGGAATCAGCTGGGTCAATGATCACATACTTCTCAAAGTAAAGAACACTTTTGAGTTGGTTGATCGTCATATCAAGAAGGAGTCCCATACGTGATGGAACCGAACGGTAGTACCAAATATGCGATACTGGAGCCGCAAGTTCAATATGGCCCATTCTCTCACGACGCACTTTGGAGTGAGTTACCTCAACCCCGCATTTGTCGCAAACCACACCCTTATAACGGATGGATTTGAACTTACCGCAGTAACATTCCCAATCCTTTGTGGTTCCAAAGATTTTTTCACAGAAAAGACCATCTCGTTCCGGTTTTAGGGTACGGTAGTTGATCGTTTCAGGTTTTTTCACTTCCCCGAAAGACCACTCTTTGATCCGCTCGGGTGAAGCCAAACGGATCGTAATCGATTCAAAACTATTGTAATTTCTCATACTTTTTCCCTTTCCTAAACGTTTTCAATGGTCTCGAATTTGATTTTCTTTTTGTTTTTCGAGAATTCATCTTCGTAATCAGAGATATCCACTTCCAATCCTTCGGAGTCTTTGATGATGATATCGAGGGCAAGACCTCGGAGTTCCTGCACAAGAACGTTGAATGATTCAGGAATTCCCGGTTTGATCGAGTGGATTCCTTTCACAATCGCTTCGTAAATTCTTGCACGTCCTAACATGTCGTCTGACTTGATGGTGAGTAACTCTTGTAAGGTGTGTGATGCACCATACGCTTCAAGAGCCCAAACTTCCATCTCCCCT
Proteins encoded in this region:
- the rpoC gene encoding DNA-directed RNA polymerase subunit beta', which encodes MRNYNSFESITIRLASPERIKEWSFGEVKKPETINYRTLKPERDGLFCEKIFGTTKDWECYCGKFKSIRYKGVVCDKCGVEVTHSKVRRERMGHIELAAPVSHIWYYRSVPSRMGLLLDMTINQLKSVLYFEKYVIIDPADSGRNRGELIDEDEYHNYLDEYGDKFIAGIGGDAIKELLARIDVDAEARVIRQKIQDKNKISDKRIFKRLEVLEAFRDSGNRPEWMVLDVVPVIPPELRPMVQLEGGRFATSDLNDLYRRVINRNNRLKRLLALKAPEIIVRNEKRMLQEAVDALFDNSRRKRTVKGKGNRPLKSISDMLKGKQGRFRQNLLGKRVDYSGRSVIVVGPELKYHQMGLPKKMALELFKPFIMKRLVDLELAPNIKSAKKKIEAEDKEVFDVLETVVKEHPVLLNRAPTLHRLGIQAFLPVLVEGKAIKLHPLVCHAFNADFDGDQMAIHVPLAPKAQLETWMLMLSPHNILNPANGQPICGPTQDIVLGIYYLTSEVKDAKGEGKFFTGLEEVMYAIETKTVEIRSKISVLHEGKIIETTPGRLIFNQVMPKGYVYINRTLGDKETNKIIADVYEKFGPGITVVMLDEIKRLGYRYATVFAPTISIDDIRVSPQKEGLVNDANKEVEKADMEYRKGIITNEERRKKVIEIWTKTNDRITEGMFKELEKDQAGFNPVYVMAASGARGSKQQIRQLAGMRGLMAKPSGEIIELAIRSNFREGLGVLEFFISTHGARKGLADTALKTADAGYLTRRLVDISQDVIVSEDDCGTKQNITLGIVKEGENVIVSLADRVFGRYTAEDLVDPVTEKVVFPKDTLITRALGQQIENLGYDKIKVRSPLTCRSRHGICTKCYGMDMARLVPAEIGEAVGTIAAQSIGQPGTQLTMRTFHVGGAASATISEREHKVPYRSIVKSINGRLVTNANSAKVFARRGTIIVNRLIQEFNTDSLSSVRVVDGQRLEKGEVFATQVGESTEQRITSDQAGTVSLVGTTLRILGDDFVIPVKIGTILKAEEGQIVEENKALAEFDPFNEVAVSEAAGTIQWEDLEIGKNVRRDVDPKTSNIILKVVEQKKDRLVPKVLIGSDEYSVPVDALLQFQDGDKVREGDIIFKIPSVAEKTRDITGGLPRVDELFEARRPKDACTLAEIDGKIEDKGEIVKEKRILYIIPETAEQEKVKVAIPVGKQIRVRQGDFVKRGDQLDEGNFDPHDILAIKGPNALHEYLVSEVQEVYRLQGVHINDKHIEVVVRSMLRKVVITDSGDTSFVNQQQVDKFLFDEENDRVEKEGGSPAQGTPVLLGLTKASLNTESYFSAASFQETTKVLTDAAIKGKTDNLVGLKENVIIGHMIPAGTGMKKYRDIEVFKDLPGDLDWDLESEEEEEEVSELSESAPVSTATLSRLVAEEDEDEDELEEESDDSDDEDDDD